Genomic DNA from Amycolatopsis alba DSM 44262:
GTTGAGCAGTTCGTCGACCAGCCGGTCGTAGAAGGCGATCCCGGCGGGGTTGACGCCGCCGCGCCCGCGCGGCTGCACCCGTGACCAGGAAACGGAGAAGCGGTAGGTGTCGACGCCGAGTTCCTTCACCAGCGCGATGTCGGCAGGCATCCGGTGGTAGTGGTCGCAGGCGACCTCGCCGGTGTCCCCGTTGTCGATCGACCACGGGGACTGGGCGTAGGTGTCCCAAATGGACGGTGTTCGTCCGTCTTCGGCGACCGCGCCTTCGATCTGGTACGCCGAGCTGCCGACCCCCCAGCGGAAGCCGGACGGCAACGTGCCGATGAGCTCTTTCTCCCCGGTCATGGCCCCCCTCCCCGCCTTATTTCACCAGTTAATACATGGCGGAGGCTAAGGTCGTGGGGCATCCTGGAAAGGTCCGCCGCCATCAGATGGGTATCCGCATGCCTGCCAAGCGCACCACCGTCCGTGACCTGCGGCGGCACAACCGTTCCCTCCTGCTGTCGAAACTCTACTTCGACGGCCCGCTCAGCCGCCACGAATTGAGCGGCCTGACCGGATTGAGCGCCGCGACCGTCAGCAACGTGACCGCCGAACTCGGCGAAGAACACCTCATCACCGAAGCCGGGCTGGTCGAATCCGACGGCGGCAGGCCGCGCGTCCTGCTCCGTGTCGATCCGGCGTATGGCCACGTCGCCGGCGTCGACATCGGCGAGACCGGGGTGAAGGTCGAACTGTTCGACCTCACCATGAACCGGCTCGCCACCGTCGAGCATCCGTTCGCCTCCCCCCGGCCGGACGCGGCCGCCGCCGTCACCCAGGTGGCGTCCGGGATCCGGGAAGTGATCACGGAATCGGGGATCGACGAAGCGACCGTGCTGGGCGTCGGTGTCGGCGTCCCCGGCACCGTGGAACAGGGCGCGGCGCTCCGTGTGCACGCGCCCACCATCGGCTGGAAAGGGGTCCCGTTCACCGATCTCCTGCGCGCGGAGGGTGTCGAGCTGCCGTTGTTCATCGACAACGGCGCGAAAACCCAGGGACAGGGGGAAATGTGGTTCGGCGCCGGTCGCGGCGCCCGGCACGCGGTGATCGTGCTGATCGGGTCCGGGGTCGGCGCGGCCGTGGTCACCGACGGCACCACCTACCGGGGTTCCACCAGCAGCGCGGGCGAATGGGGCCACACGACGATCGTCTACGGCGGGCAGGAATGCCGCTGCGGATCGCGTGGCTGCCTTGAGTCCTACGTCGGCGCGGAGGGTGTCCTCGCCCGCTATCGCAAGGCACGCGGCGGAAAGGCCGCCTCGGACGAGGACGAACAGACGCAGTTCACCGCCCTGCTGGAGTCCGCGGGCAGGTCCAAGGCCGCGGCCAAGGTGCTGGAGGAGACGGCGGGCTACCTCGGCGCCGGGATCGGCAACCTGGTCAACCTGTTCAATCCGGAGCGGATCGTGCTGGGCGGCTGGGCCGGGCTCGCGCTCGGCGAGGAGTACCTGCCTGAGATCCGGCGGGTGGCGGGTGAGCACGCGCTGGCGCACGTGTTCGACCAGACCGAGATCGAACTCGGGCAGCTCGGACCGGACGCCGTCGCCATAGGAGCCGCCACCCTCCCGGTCGCCGCCCTCCTGGACCAGGGCGCGGACCCGCGGACGGCCGGGTCCAAGCGCGGAACGGCCGCCTGAGCCTTAATTCGAAGTAAAAAAATACGTCTTGTCGCCATGGTAAAGACCAGGCATACTTTGTTGTCAGGCGCAACAAAGTGGTTCCGCCGTGCGCCTTCCGTTCGCCCGCGTTCCCTCCCGCGCGGGGTCCCCAACGGTCAGAGAGGCGACAACGATGTCCATCTCAGCTCGGTTCCGCTGGGCGGCGCTCCTCGCCGCCGGCGTCCTCCTCGGCTCACTTCCGGCCACCGCACAGGCCCCGGCTTCCGAGGCGGCGGTCATGGCCGCGACCTTCACCGACGACTTCAACGGCGCCGCCGGTGCCGGGATCGACACCTCGAAGTGGCATTTCGAGACCGGCGACAACGTGAACAACCACGAGCGGCAGTGGTACACGTCCGGGACGGACAACGCGGCGCTCGACGGGCAGGGCAACCTGGTCATCACCGCGAAGAAGGAGAACCCCGGCAACTACAACTGCTGGTACGGGCGCTGCGAGTACACCTCGGCCCGACTGTCCACACAGGGCCAGTTCACCCAGGCCTACGGCCGGTTCGAAGCGCGGATGAAACTGCCGCGCGGACAGGGGATGTGGCCCGCGTTCTGGATGCTCGGCGCCGACATCGGCAACGTCGGCTGGCCCAACAGCGGCGAGATCGACATCATGGAGAACGTCGGTTTCGAGCCGAACACGGTGCACGGCACCATCCACGGCCCCGGTTACTCCGGCTCGGGCGGCATCGGCGCGGGCTACAACGGCCCGAACTTCTCCGACGACTTCCACACCTACGCCGTCGACTGGGCGCCGAACCAGATCAAGTGGTACGTGGACGGGAACCTCTACCAGACCCGCACTCCCGCCGACCTCAACGGCAACCGCTGGGTCTTCGACCACCCCTTCTATCTGATCCTGAACCTCGCCGTCGGCGGTTACTGGCCCGGTGACCCGAACTCCGGCACCGTCTTCCCGCAGCGCCTGGTCGTCGACTATGTGCACGTCAACTCCAGCAACACCGCCGGGAACACCGGGCGGATCACCGGCATCGGCGGCAAATGCGTCGACGTCGCCGCCGCGAACAGCTCCGACGGCACCCCGATCCAGCTCACCGACTGCAACGGCAACGCCGCGCAGAACTGGACCGTCGGGAGCGACGGCACGATCCGCGCGCTGGGCAAATGCCTGGACGTCTCCGGCGGGGGCACCGCGGACGGCACGGCCGTGCAACTGTGGGGCTGCAACGGAACCGGCGCGCAGAAGTGGGCGATCAGCGGGGCGCGCGACATCGTGAACCCGCAGGCGAACAAGTGTCTCGACGCCACCGGGAACAGCTCCGCGAACGGGACCCGGCTCCAGATCTGGACCTGCGGCGGTGGCGCGAACCAGAAGTGGACCACCCCCTAAGACCCCTCGCGTTCCGTCCTCTGGATGCGGCAGTCCGCACGCATCCAGAGGACGAAACGCGTTATCGGGCGCGTTCGGCGTAGGCCTCGACGAGCTGGGTTTCGGCGTCGGCGAGGTACTGCACGAGGAGTTTTTCGGCGCCGAGGCCGTCGCCCGCCTCGATGCGCTCGAGGATCTCCGCGTTGCGCTTGAGGTACGGCTCGTGGAAGCGCCGCGGGTCGACCATCCGATGGAAGACCAGCCGCAGTTCGGCGAAGATGCCGCGCATCAGCTCGTCGATGCGCTCGCTGCCGCCGAGTTCCGCGAGCGCCGTGTGGAACCGTATGTTCGCGGTGCCGAGGTCTCGCCAGCGTTCGCTCCGCGCGGCGACCCTGCCGTCCTCGACCATCTGCGCGAGCTTCGCGAACGTCGGCGGCTTCTCCGTCACCGCGCGGACCGCCGAACACTCGACGACCTTGCGCACCTTGTAGAGATCGACGACGTCCTCGACCGACAGCACCCGCACGAAGACACCGCGGTTGAGCTCGTGGGTCAGCAGCCGCTCGTGCGTGAGCAGCCGGAACGCCTCGCGCAGCGTGTTGCGGGAGACGCCGAGCGCCGAGCCGATGTCCTGCTCCGAGAGCCGCGCCCCCGGCAGGAAGAAGCCTTCCGCGATCCGCGTCCGCAGGACACCCGCGACCCGCTCCGCGGTACTGGTGCGGCTGATCATGCCGCGATCCGCTTCGAGTCCTTGAACCGAGGCAGGACCATCCTCCGCGACCGTCACGTGACCAATCCTACCTACCCCCGAGAGGTCAAGCCAAGGATCCTCTTGTGGAATTGTTGAACAATACCTACAGTGGCTGAACATGTGACCCGTGCCACGATGAGGTCCACCCCTGGAGGTGCCGATGAACGCGACAGCCACCACCGAAGACACTCGCCCCTTCGCCTGGTTCCGCACGCTCGGTAAACGCGGTCAGCGCGCGTTCTTCGGCGCGTTCGGCGGGTACGGGCTCGATTCGTTCGACTACCAGACCCTGCCGCTGGGCCTGGCCGCGATCACCGCCTACTACGGCCTTTCCGGCGGCGAGGCGGGCCTGCTCGGCACGACGACGCTGGTGGTTTCGGCGATCGGCGGCATCGGCGCGGGGGTCCTGGCCGACCGCATCGGCCGCGTCCGCACCCTCCAGATCACCATCGCGATGTACACGGTCTTCACCGTGCTCTGCGGATTCGCGCCGAACTTCGAGACGCTCCTGATCTTCCGTGCCCTGCAGGGTCTCGGTTTCGGTGGCGAGTGGGCCGCCGGCGCCGCGCTGGTGGCGGAGTACTCGCAGGCGCGCTACCGCGGCCGCACGGTCGCCTTCGTGCAGAGCGCCTGGGCGGTCGGCTGGGCGCTGTCGGTCGTCGTCTACACGGTCGTGTTCAGCCTCTTCAGCCCGGACGTCGCCTGGCGCGTCATGTTCTGGACCGGGGTCATCCCCGCGCTGCTGGTGCTGTGGGTCCGCCGCAACGTCCAGGACGCGCCCGTCGCGGAAGCGGCGCGGGCCACCAAGAAGGAACGCGGTTCGTTCAAGGGCATCTTCAAGCCGGACCTGCTGCGCACCACGTTCTTCGCCGCGCTGCTCGCCACCGGTGTCCAGGGCGGTTACTACACGCTCGCGACCTGGCTGCCGAGCTACCTGAAGACCACCCGCGGCCTCACCGTCATCGGGACCGGCGGCTATCTCGCGTTCCTGATCTCCGGCGCCTTCATCGGGTACGTCACCGGCGGCTATCTCACGGATCTACTGGGCCGCAAGAAGACGTTCCTGCTGTTCTCGGTGCTGTCGGCAGGCCTCATCGTCGCCTACACACAGATCCCGGCGGGCGCGAACACGCTCGTGCTGTTCCTCGGTTTCCCGCTCGGGTTCTCGATGTCCGCGATCTTCAGCGGGTTCGGCGCGTTCCTCGCCGAGCTGTACCCGTCGGCGCTGCGCGGGACCGGGCAGGGCTTCACCTACAACCTCGGCCGGGCCATCGGCGCGACCTTCCCCGCCGTGGTCGGTTTCCTCGGCGCGGGCGGCGCGATGGTGTTCGGCGCGGTCGGGTACGGCATCGCCGCGCTGGCGCTGCTCGGCCTGCCCGAGACTCGCGGCCGCGAACTCCTGTGACGACAATCGGAAGGGGAGGAACCGCGATGACCACCTTCGACGAACCGGCGACGTTGTCCCCCGGCGAGGCGCGCGCCCTGTTCCGCGCGGGCACGGCCCGCCCGACCACCGGCTGGGCGAACGGGTTCACCCAGACCAACCTGATCGCCGTCCCCGAGGACTGGGCCTACGACGTCCTGCTGTTCTGCCAGCGGAACCCGCAGCCCTGCCCGGTGCTCGACGTCAGCGATCCCGGCGACCCGTCGACGCGGCTGGCGCCCGGCGCGGATCTGCGCACCGACCTGCCGCGCTACCGCGTCTGGCAGAACGGCGTGCTGGCGGGTGAGATCTCCGACGCGAGCGGATTGTGGCGCAGCGACATGGTCGCGTTCTCGATCGGCTGCAGTTTCACCTTCGAAGCGGCGCTCGCCGCGGAAGGCATCCCGCTGCGGCACGTCGACCAGGGCCGCAACGTGGCGATGTACGTGACGAACCGCGAGTGCGTCCCGGCGGGACGGCTGCACGGGCCGATGGTGGTCTCGATGCGGCAGATCCCCGAATGCCGCATCGACGACGCCGTGCGCGTCACCCGTGGCATGCCCGCCGTGCACGGCGCTCCCGTGCACATCGACGACCCCGCCGCGCTCGGCATCACCGATCTCGGCAAACCCGATTTCGGGGACCCGGTCGACGCGGAACCCGGTGACGTGCCGGTGTTCTGGGCGTGCGGCGTGACCCCGCAGGCGGCGCTGATGGCCTCGCGGCCGCCGTTCGCGATCACGCACGCGCCGGGCTACATGTTCGTGACCGACAAACTCGACAGTGAGTTCAGGGTGGCCTGATGGATCTCAACGGTATCGATCTCAACAGCGACCTCGGTGAGGGTTTCGGCGCCTGGAAGATGGGCGACGACGACGCCATGCTCGACCTCGTCACCAGCGCGAACGTCGCCTGCGGGTTCCACGCCGGCGACCCGTCGGTGATGCGGCGCGTCTGCGAACGCGCGGCGGAGCGGGGCGTCGTCATCGGCGCCCACGTCGCCTACCGCGATCTGGCGGGGTTCGGGCGGCGGGCGATGGACGTCGCCCCCGCCGACCTGGCCGACGACGTGCTCTACCAGATCGGCGCGCTCGACGCGTTCGCCCGCGCGGCGGGCACACGGGTGCGGTACGTCAAACCGCACGGCGCGCTGTACAACACGGCCGCGGTGGATCCGGAGCAGGCGGCCGCGGTGGTCGAGGGAATCCGGCGGTTCCATCACGGGCTCGCGCTGCTGTGCCCGCCGGGGTCGGAAATGGCCGAGCAGGCCGAAAAGGCCGGGTTCCCCGCGTACGCCGAGGCGTTCGCGGACCGCGCGTACACCGCAGAAGGCCTGCTGGTCTCCCGGAAAATGCCGGGCGCCGTGCTCCACGACGCCGACGAGGTCGCCGACCGGGCGGTCGCGATGGCGACCACCGGCAAGGTCGTCGCCGCCGACGGGACCGAACTGTCCCTGCGGCCGCATTCGCTCTGCGTGCACGGGGACACGCCCGGCGCCGTCGGACTGGCGCGACGGATCCGTGCCGGGCTCGACGCTTCCGGTGTCCACATCGGACCTTTCCTCGAGGCCGCATGATGCGGGTGCTGCCCTATGGGGCGCGTGCGGCCATGGTCGACTTCGACGACCCGTCGGAGGTGCTCGGGCTGCACGCGTCACTGGAGCGGGACCCGCCGGACGGCGTCGTCGAACTGGTCCCGGCCGCGCGGACCCTGCTCATCCGGTTCGACCCTGGCCGGACCCATCACGACCGGCTCACCGGTGACGTCCTCGACCGGTCCACAATGGACGTCGTGCCGCGCGAAGCCGCCGAGATCGTCGTACCGGTGCGCTACGACGGCCCCGATCTCGCCGACGTCGCCGCCACCACCGGCATGTCGGCGGAAGCGGTCGTCCGGCGGCACGAGGACGGCACCTACGTCTCGGCCTTCTGCGGCTTCGCACCGGGTTTCGCGTATCTCACCGGCCTCGACCCCGCGCTGCACCTGCCACGCCGGACGAGCCCGCGCACTCGGGTGCCCGCCGGTTCGGTCGCGATCGCGGGCGAGTACACGGCGGTGTACCCGAACGCCTCACCCGGCGGCTGGCAGCTGATCGGACGGACCACGCTGACGGTGTGGGATGTCGACCGCGAACCGCCCAATCTGCTCGCGCCCGGTACGCGGATCCGGTTCACTTCATGACCGCGAAGATCGAAGTGGTCCGCCCCGGCGTCTTCGCCACCGTGCAGGACCTCGGACGGCCCGGCCTGGCCGCGATCGGCGTCGGCCGGTCCGGCGCCGCCGACCGCGGTTCGCTGCGGCTGGCGAACCGGCTGGTCGGGAACCCCGAGAGCCACGCGGCCCTGGAAGTCGTGCTGGGCGGCCTCGTCCTGCGGTTCTCGGCCCCGGCGACCGTCGCCGTCACCGGCGCGCCCTGCGCGATCACCGCCGGCGGCCGCGCGATGGGCCCGCACACCCCGATCTCGGTCGGCCCCGGCGACGAACTCGTTCTCGGCATGGCTTCCCAGGGTTTGCGGTGCTATGTCGCCGTTCGTGGCGGCGTCGACGTCCCTCCGGTACTGGGCGCGCGGGCGACCGACACCCTGGGCAAACTCGGCCCGCCAGTGCTTTCGGCCGGGATGACCTTGCCGGTGGGGCATCCGGCGCTGGCTCACCCCGGCGTGGATCTCGCTCCTCGTGCCCCGCTGCCCGACGTCCCGGTTCTGCGGGTCACTCCGGGGCCACGGGTCCCGTGGTTCGCCCCAGGCGCACTGTCCACTTTGGTCTCCTCCGGTTACGTCGCCACCTCCGACGTCGACCGGGTGGGCGTGCGGCTCGAAGGCCCCGTGCTGTCGCGGGCGCGGGACGGCGAGTTACCGCCCGAGGCCGCCGTGCCGGGCGCGTTGCAGGTTCCTCCTTCGGGGCAGCCGATCCTGTTCCTCGCCGACCATCCGGTGACCGGGGGCTATCCGGTGATCGCGGTCGTGGAGGAGGCGGATCTGGATCTGGCCGCTCAGCTGCGGCCGGGGCAGCGGGTGCTTTTCCGGCGTCGATGATGTCCCGAGCGCCACGCTCGAGACATCGAGCGTCCCAGGCGAGGCGCACGAGACACTCGAATCGCCACTCACGACCCCGAGACCCGCAAAGTGATGTTCAGCCGCCCCGCCAACCCCAGCCCCGGATCCGCGGTCCCCGGCGACACCCTGGGCACCCCGTGGAAGGCCAGCCGCGACTCCCCGCCGAACACGAACAGGTCTCCCGACCGCAGATCCACGTCCGTATAGGGCCGCCCGCGATCCGACGTGTTCCCGAACCGGAAAACGCACGCGTCCCCGAGGCTCAGCGACACGACGGGCTCCAGCGAGTCCTCGTCCTTGTCCTGGTGCATCCCCATCTTCGCGGCGGAGTCGTAGAAGTTCACCAGCGCGATGTCCGGCTCATACGACGAAGAACCGCAGGCGTCAAGAACGGCACGCCGCCCGAGATCACCCAGCCAGGCAGGAAACGGGAGCACCGGGGAGCCGTCGTCGGTCACCTTCGAGTAGCGGTACGGGCGCCAATGCCAGCCGAGACAGACCGTCCGCACCGACATGACACCACCGTTCGGCAACCTCGTCTGCCGATACCCGCGCCAGCCGCGGCAGGCTTCGACCAGACGGCGTTGCTCGTCGAAGCCGAGCCAGTCGGGCACATGTACGGCACCGGGCGCGACTTCGGCACGCGGGCGAGGGATCAGCGCGTCCACAGGTCGAGTTTGCCAGGGCGCGCGCCGATGATCCGGTGGCCCCGCACCAGGACACCGGCCGAGGTGAGCCGTCGCAGCACGCGCTCGACGAAACGCGGGCGAGACGGGGCGTCCTTGACTGTCACGGCGGAAAAGGTGCCATAACCGGCCACCGGAAACCACCTTTGAGATTACTCCGATCGGCGGGTTGACCGCAGCGCGTACGCCCGGTTACCGCGCGAATTCGACCACGGTCACCCCGGCCTTGGCAGGCACCGGGTCGTTCATCGCGGCCAGCACGGCGGGGACGTCGTCGAGGCCGACCCGGTTGCCGATCATGCCTTCGAGATCGATTCCGGCGGTCTCCACCACCCGCAGCATCTCGGGGTACTCGTGCGCCTGCAGCCCGTGGATGCCGACGATCTCCAGTTCCCCGCCGATCACCCGGTGCATCGGGATCGGCGCGACGCCCTGCGCGGGCGGCATCAGCCCGGCCTGGACGTGCCGTCCCCGTTTCCGGAGGCTGCCGAT
This window encodes:
- a CDS encoding biotin-dependent carboxyltransferase family protein, with translation MTAKIEVVRPGVFATVQDLGRPGLAAIGVGRSGAADRGSLRLANRLVGNPESHAALEVVLGGLVLRFSAPATVAVTGAPCAITAGGRAMGPHTPISVGPGDELVLGMASQGLRCYVAVRGGVDVPPVLGARATDTLGKLGPPVLSAGMTLPVGHPALAHPGVDLAPRAPLPDVPVLRVTPGPRVPWFAPGALSTLVSSGYVATSDVDRVGVRLEGPVLSRARDGELPPEAAVPGALQVPPSGQPILFLADHPVTGGYPVIAVVEEADLDLAAQLRPGQRVLFRRR
- a CDS encoding ROK family transcriptional regulator, giving the protein MGIRMPAKRTTVRDLRRHNRSLLLSKLYFDGPLSRHELSGLTGLSAATVSNVTAELGEEHLITEAGLVESDGGRPRVLLRVDPAYGHVAGVDIGETGVKVELFDLTMNRLATVEHPFASPRPDAAAAVTQVASGIREVITESGIDEATVLGVGVGVPGTVEQGAALRVHAPTIGWKGVPFTDLLRAEGVELPLFIDNGAKTQGQGEMWFGAGRGARHAVIVLIGSGVGAAVVTDGTTYRGSTSSAGEWGHTTIVYGGQECRCGSRGCLESYVGAEGVLARYRKARGGKAASDEDEQTQFTALLESAGRSKAAAKVLEETAGYLGAGIGNLVNLFNPERIVLGGWAGLALGEEYLPEIRRVAGEHALAHVFDQTEIELGQLGPDAVAIGAATLPVAALLDQGADPRTAGSKRGTAA
- a CDS encoding alpha-ketoglutarate-dependent dioxygenase AlkB family protein, whose amino-acid sequence is MDALIPRPRAEVAPGAVHVPDWLGFDEQRRLVEACRGWRGYRQTRLPNGGVMSVRTVCLGWHWRPYRYSKVTDDGSPVLPFPAWLGDLGRRAVLDACGSSSYEPDIALVNFYDSAAKMGMHQDKDEDSLEPVVSLSLGDACVFRFGNTSDRGRPYTDVDLRSGDLFVFGGESRLAFHGVPRVSPGTADPGLGLAGRLNITLRVSGS
- a CDS encoding glycoside hydrolase family 16 protein, with amino-acid sequence MSISARFRWAALLAAGVLLGSLPATAQAPASEAAVMAATFTDDFNGAAGAGIDTSKWHFETGDNVNNHERQWYTSGTDNAALDGQGNLVITAKKENPGNYNCWYGRCEYTSARLSTQGQFTQAYGRFEARMKLPRGQGMWPAFWMLGADIGNVGWPNSGEIDIMENVGFEPNTVHGTIHGPGYSGSGGIGAGYNGPNFSDDFHTYAVDWAPNQIKWYVDGNLYQTRTPADLNGNRWVFDHPFYLILNLAVGGYWPGDPNSGTVFPQRLVVDYVHVNSSNTAGNTGRITGIGGKCVDVAAANSSDGTPIQLTDCNGNAAQNWTVGSDGTIRALGKCLDVSGGGTADGTAVQLWGCNGTGAQKWAISGARDIVNPQANKCLDATGNSSANGTRLQIWTCGGGANQKWTTP
- a CDS encoding putative hydro-lyase, which translates into the protein MTTFDEPATLSPGEARALFRAGTARPTTGWANGFTQTNLIAVPEDWAYDVLLFCQRNPQPCPVLDVSDPGDPSTRLAPGADLRTDLPRYRVWQNGVLAGEISDASGLWRSDMVAFSIGCSFTFEAALAAEGIPLRHVDQGRNVAMYVTNRECVPAGRLHGPMVVSMRQIPECRIDDAVRVTRGMPAVHGAPVHIDDPAALGITDLGKPDFGDPVDAEPGDVPVFWACGVTPQAALMASRPPFAITHAPGYMFVTDKLDSEFRVA
- a CDS encoding LamB/YcsF family protein, with product MDLNSDLGEGFGAWKMGDDDAMLDLVTSANVACGFHAGDPSVMRRVCERAAERGVVIGAHVAYRDLAGFGRRAMDVAPADLADDVLYQIGALDAFARAAGTRVRYVKPHGALYNTAAVDPEQAAAVVEGIRRFHHGLALLCPPGSEMAEQAEKAGFPAYAEAFADRAYTAEGLLVSRKMPGAVLHDADEVADRAVAMATTGKVVAADGTELSLRPHSLCVHGDTPGAVGLARRIRAGLDASGVHIGPFLEAA
- a CDS encoding GntR family transcriptional regulator — translated: MISRTSTAERVAGVLRTRIAEGFFLPGARLSEQDIGSALGVSRNTLREAFRLLTHERLLTHELNRGVFVRVLSVEDVVDLYKVRKVVECSAVRAVTEKPPTFAKLAQMVEDGRVAARSERWRDLGTANIRFHTALAELGGSERIDELMRGIFAELRLVFHRMVDPRRFHEPYLKRNAEILERIEAGDGLGAEKLLVQYLADAETQLVEAYAERAR
- a CDS encoding 5-oxoprolinase subunit B family protein, yielding MRVLPYGARAAMVDFDDPSEVLGLHASLERDPPDGVVELVPAARTLLIRFDPGRTHHDRLTGDVLDRSTMDVVPREAAEIVVPVRYDGPDLADVAATTGMSAEAVVRRHEDGTYVSAFCGFAPGFAYLTGLDPALHLPRRTSPRTRVPAGSVAIAGEYTAVYPNASPGGWQLIGRTTLTVWDVDREPPNLLAPGTRIRFTS
- a CDS encoding MFS transporter, with product MNATATTEDTRPFAWFRTLGKRGQRAFFGAFGGYGLDSFDYQTLPLGLAAITAYYGLSGGEAGLLGTTTLVVSAIGGIGAGVLADRIGRVRTLQITIAMYTVFTVLCGFAPNFETLLIFRALQGLGFGGEWAAGAALVAEYSQARYRGRTVAFVQSAWAVGWALSVVVYTVVFSLFSPDVAWRVMFWTGVIPALLVLWVRRNVQDAPVAEAARATKKERGSFKGIFKPDLLRTTFFAALLATGVQGGYYTLATWLPSYLKTTRGLTVIGTGGYLAFLISGAFIGYVTGGYLTDLLGRKKTFLLFSVLSAGLIVAYTQIPAGANTLVLFLGFPLGFSMSAIFSGFGAFLAELYPSALRGTGQGFTYNLGRAIGATFPAVVGFLGAGGAMVFGAVGYGIAALALLGLPETRGRELL